The nucleotide sequence GTCACCCACCTGTACAGGTAACACAAAGGgtgtcatctgtctgtctcacctgtacGTTGGGTCTGTTCCTCTTGGTGGCTCCCTCAAAGGCCAGGTAGGACAGAGACGCCTGCTCACTCCCTCCACAGTCCACCTTGAAGACGTCTCCTGATTTGACCGTCACGATGCCGATGACGGTCTCACCTTTAGCCGGGACATactgaggacacagagacagactcagctcccagcatgcactgctgCAACACCTGTCCCACCTCTGACTCAGAACACAAACTAACAACTGTGACGAACTGGACCGGACTGGTTCTGGTCCCCCAGCCTCACCCTCCTCTGCTGGGACTCCATCCAGAACATGTTGGGCTGTTTGTGTCGCAGCAC is from Larimichthys crocea isolate SSNF unplaced genomic scaffold, L_crocea_2.0 scaffold69165, whole genome shotgun sequence and encodes:
- the LOC113745375 gene encoding exosome complex component RRP40-like; the protein is MFPALHRRVGDVLLPGDEFSPEADDSISLTEHVKPEKVVCGPGLRRSGARLLVCKSGVLRHKQPNMFWMESQQRRYVPAKGETVIGIVTVKSGDVFKVDCGGSEQASLSYLAFEGATKRNRPNVQ